A region of Roseofilum capinflatum BLCC-M114 DNA encodes the following proteins:
- a CDS encoding DUF4351 domain-containing protein: MRESVIYQEIHEEGLLEGIQRGIQQGVQREVSLITRQLTRRVGELSPELEAQIQSLSVETLEDLGEALLDFTGVEDLVSWLSDNAR, translated from the coding sequence ATGCGCGAGTCAGTAATTTACCAAGAAATTCATGAAGAAGGTTTGCTCGAAGGAATTCAGCGAGGAATTCAGCAAGGCGTACAACGGGAGGTCTCTTTAATTACTCGTCAATTGACGCGACGAGTGGGGGAACTGTCTCCAGAATTGGAAGCCCAGATTCAGTCTTTGTCGGTGGAAACTTTGGAAGATTTGGGGGAAGCACTGCTCGATTTTACTGGAGTTGAGGATTTAGTGTCTTGGTTGAGCGATAATGCTCGGTAG
- a CDS encoding DUF4351 domain-containing protein, which produces MRESVIYQEIHEEGLLEGQKREAVSFVTRQLTRRVGVLSPELEAQIQSLSVETLEDLGEALLDFTGVEDLVSWLGRSPKLK; this is translated from the coding sequence ATGCGCGAGTCCGTGATTTACCAAGAAATTCATGAAGAAGGTTTGCTAGAAGGACAAAAAAGAGAAGCGGTCTCTTTTGTCACTCGCCAATTAACGCGACGAGTAGGGGTGCTTTCTCCAGAATTGGAAGCACAGATTCAGTCTTTGTCGGTGGAAACTCTGGAAGATTTGGGGGAAGCGCTGCTCGATTTTACTGGAGTTGAAGATTTAGTGTCTTGGCTTGGGCGATCGCCGAAACTCAAATAA
- a CDS encoding ABC transporter ATP-binding protein yields MIEIDRACVTFNPGTALETPALRQVCLSVPAGQFVTVIGSNGAGKSTLLNLISGDRLADSGRIDIASQNVTSWPTQKRAKLVARVFQNPLLGSCANLTVEENMALAVQRGGFRGLKLALPNRRRAQFREQLARLGLGLERRLGDRMGLLSGGQRQAVSLLMSTLAPTEVLLLDEHTAALDPKTAHFVSQLTRNIVKEQQLTTIMVTHSMSQALIMGDRTIMLHEGQIILDIAGEEREGLEVADLLERFNQLKGEELSDDSLLLG; encoded by the coding sequence ATGATTGAAATCGATCGCGCTTGTGTTACCTTTAATCCCGGTACTGCTCTGGAAACTCCCGCCCTCCGCCAGGTTTGCTTGAGTGTTCCGGCTGGGCAGTTTGTCACCGTTATTGGCTCTAATGGAGCGGGAAAATCAACGCTACTCAATTTAATTAGTGGCGATCGCCTGGCGGACTCTGGACGCATTGATATTGCCAGTCAAAATGTTACCTCATGGCCCACCCAAAAACGGGCTAAATTGGTCGCCAGAGTGTTTCAAAATCCCCTGTTGGGATCTTGTGCAAATTTAACCGTAGAAGAAAATATGGCTTTAGCCGTTCAACGGGGAGGCTTTCGGGGCTTAAAATTAGCCCTTCCCAACCGTCGTCGCGCCCAATTTCGGGAGCAGTTAGCCCGTTTGGGATTAGGCTTAGAGCGTAGATTAGGCGATCGCATGGGATTATTATCCGGGGGACAACGACAAGCGGTAAGCCTGCTCATGTCTACCTTAGCGCCGACTGAGGTCTTATTATTAGATGAACATACCGCAGCCCTCGATCCAAAAACTGCCCATTTTGTCTCGCAGTTAACCCGCAACATCGTCAAAGAGCAACAGTTAACTACGATTATGGTCACCCATAGCATGAGTCAGGCCTTGATCATGGGCGATCGCACGATTATGTTACATGAAGGACAGATTATTTTAGATATTGCTGGAGAGGAACGGGAAGGCTTAGAAGTCGCCGATCTCCTGGAGCGGTTTAATCAGCTTAAAGGGGAAGAGTTATCCGATGATTCCTTATTATTAGGATAA
- a CDS encoding Uma2 family endonuclease, translated as MVVNTMITRSQSIPRLENGDRLSRTEFERRYSNMPELKKAELIEGVVYMASPLRINQHGEPHFNLIAWLGVYASMTPGCQGGDNTTVVLDSNNEPQPDILLRVEREGQSIVNDAGYVVGAPELVVEIAASTVSLDMQDKLQVYCRHQVQEYLVWRVEDHAIDWFRLRAGQFEKLEADEEGIIRSEVYPGLWLDVRALLSGNLAQVLQVLQAGIATDEHEKFVQLLSQK; from the coding sequence ATGGTTGTGAACACAATGATCACTCGATCGCAAAGTATTCCGCGATTAGAAAATGGCGATCGCCTTTCGCGCACGGAATTTGAACGGCGCTATTCCAACATGCCGGAATTGAAGAAAGCGGAATTAATCGAAGGAGTGGTTTATATGGCATCACCGTTACGCATTAACCAACATGGCGAACCTCACTTCAACCTGATCGCTTGGTTGGGAGTTTATGCGTCTATGACTCCAGGGTGTCAAGGAGGCGATAATACCACAGTAGTTCTCGATAGTAACAATGAACCCCAACCCGATATCCTCCTTCGGGTTGAGCGAGAAGGACAATCGATCGTCAATGATGCGGGATATGTGGTGGGAGCGCCGGAGTTAGTGGTAGAAATTGCTGCTTCGACTGTCTCTCTGGATATGCAAGATAAATTGCAGGTGTATTGTCGCCATCAGGTGCAAGAATATTTGGTATGGCGGGTTGAGGATCATGCGATCGATTGGTTTCGCCTGAGAGCCGGTCAATTTGAGAAACTCGAAGCCGACGAGGAGGGGATAATTCGCAGTGAAGTCTATCCTGGATTGTGGTTAGATGTTCGGGCGCTGTTGAGCGGTAATTTAGCTCAGGTGTTGCAGGTATTGCAAGCAGGAATAGCAACAGACGAACACGAAAAATTCGTGCAGCTTCTATCGCAAAAATAG